Proteins found in one Bacillus subtilis subsp. subtilis str. 168 genomic segment:
- the ykwB gene encoding putative acetyltransferase / amidohydrolase (Evidence 3: Putative function from multiple computational evidences; Product type e: enzyme), whose amino-acid sequence MIILKQMYVHDGRKFEALTIRNYTETDIERLISLQEECFPPPFPQELLWSEDQLASHIKTFPEGALCALINGRIIGSMTALIVQFEPDSPDHTWAQATDNGSIKNHEPHGNTLYVVDISVSPHYRKLGIGKWLMNTMYELTVDKRLERLLGGGRIPLYYKYAHEISAVQYVEDVMEGRKNDPVLSFLLRCGRSPIRVVSNYLEDKESLNYGVLMEWKNVFYKKASC is encoded by the coding sequence ATGATCATACTAAAACAAATGTATGTGCATGACGGCAGAAAATTTGAGGCTCTGACCATTAGAAACTACACTGAGACTGACATCGAGAGGCTGATTTCTCTTCAAGAAGAATGTTTCCCTCCTCCGTTTCCCCAGGAATTGCTGTGGTCAGAGGACCAGCTTGCCAGCCATATCAAAACCTTTCCGGAAGGCGCTTTATGCGCGCTCATCAATGGCAGAATTATCGGTTCCATGACTGCTCTTATTGTACAATTTGAGCCTGATTCTCCTGATCATACATGGGCACAAGCAACTGACAACGGATCGATTAAAAATCATGAACCTCATGGAAATACTTTATATGTAGTGGATATTTCTGTTTCTCCTCATTATCGAAAGCTTGGAATCGGAAAATGGCTGATGAATACGATGTATGAGCTGACTGTTGATAAAAGACTGGAACGCCTTCTCGGCGGCGGCCGCATTCCTTTGTATTATAAATACGCACACGAGATCAGCGCTGTTCAGTACGTTGAAGATGTGATGGAAGGCAGGAAAAACGACCCTGTGCTGTCCTTTCTCCTCCGTTGCGGGCGTTCACCTATTCGTGTAGTCAGCAATTATTTGGAGGATAAAGAATCATTGAATTACGGCGTTTTGATGGAATGGAAAAATGTTTTTTATAAAAAAGCGAGCTGTTGA
- the splB gene encoding spore photoproduct (thymine dimer) lyase (Evidence 1a: Function from experimental evidences in the studied strain; PubMedId: 9733691, 10629212, 11053385, 11470912, 16829680, 16829676, 17293412, 18055591, 22197590, 22961846, 23607538, 24598744, 28027411; Product type e: enzyme) — MQNPFVPQLVYIEPRALEYPLGQELQDKFENMGIEIRETTSHNQVRNIPGKNHLQQYRNAKSTLVIGVRKTLKFDSSKPSAEYAIPFATGCMGHCHYCYLQTTMGSKPYIRTYVNVEEILDQADKYMKERAPEFTRFEASCTSDIVGIDHLTHTLKRAIEHFGQSDLGKLRFVTKFHHVDHLLDAKHNGKTRFRFSINADYVIKNFEPGTSPLDKRIEAAVKVAKAGYPLGFIVAPIYIHEGWEEGYRHLFEKLDAALPQDVRHDITFELIQHRFTKPAKRVIEKNYPKTKLELDEEKRRYKWGRYGIGKYIYQKDEEHALREALESYIDTFFPNAKIEYFT; from the coding sequence ATGCAGAACCCATTTGTTCCGCAGCTTGTGTATATAGAACCGAGGGCGCTGGAATATCCGCTGGGCCAAGAATTACAAGATAAATTTGAGAATATGGGTATTGAAATCAGAGAAACGACATCCCACAATCAGGTGCGTAATATCCCTGGGAAAAATCATCTTCAGCAATATCGCAATGCGAAATCAACTTTAGTTATCGGTGTCCGGAAAACATTAAAGTTTGATTCATCCAAACCCTCGGCCGAATATGCCATTCCGTTTGCAACAGGCTGCATGGGGCATTGTCATTACTGCTACCTGCAAACAACCATGGGATCAAAGCCGTATATCAGAACTTATGTAAACGTCGAAGAGATTTTAGATCAGGCAGATAAGTATATGAAGGAGCGCGCACCAGAGTTCACAAGGTTCGAAGCATCATGTACGTCAGACATTGTAGGAATTGATCATCTGACACACACGCTGAAGCGCGCCATTGAACATTTTGGCCAAAGTGATCTCGGAAAGCTCCGATTTGTAACGAAATTTCATCATGTCGATCACCTATTAGACGCAAAGCATAACGGGAAAACGAGATTCAGATTCAGTATTAATGCCGACTATGTGATTAAAAACTTTGAGCCGGGAACTTCACCTCTTGATAAGCGGATAGAAGCGGCAGTAAAAGTTGCAAAAGCAGGCTACCCGCTAGGCTTTATTGTTGCTCCGATTTATATTCATGAAGGCTGGGAAGAAGGATACAGACATCTGTTTGAAAAGCTAGATGCTGCTTTGCCGCAGGACGTTAGACATGACATTACGTTTGAATTAATTCAACACCGTTTTACAAAACCGGCCAAACGAGTGATAGAGAAAAATTATCCGAAGACGAAGCTCGAATTAGATGAAGAAAAGCGCCGTTATAAATGGGGCCGTTACGGGATCGGAAAATATATTTATCAGAAAGATGAAGAGCATGCACTTCGAGAGGCACTTGAATCCTATATTGATACCTTTTTCCCTAACGCAAAAATTGAATATTTCACTTAA
- the splA gene encoding TRAP-like transcriptional negative regulator of spore photoproduct lyase (Evidence 1a: Function from experimental evidences in the studied strain; PubMedId: 9009064, 9323362, 10629212; Product type r: regulator), which produces MSNQFNAGDTVYVIYRNPHAANVAHIKEAEIVHHPYHEGELSLFIYETYHPFAEDDAVFASYEEAKSLYKELFDIDPYE; this is translated from the coding sequence ATGTCAAACCAATTTAACGCAGGAGATACTGTTTATGTGATCTACAGAAATCCGCACGCCGCCAATGTAGCCCACATAAAGGAAGCCGAAATTGTGCACCATCCATACCATGAAGGCGAGCTTTCCCTGTTTATTTATGAAACCTATCATCCATTCGCAGAGGACGATGCTGTGTTTGCAAGCTATGAAGAAGCTAAATCGCTTTACAAAGAACTGTTTGATATTGATCCGTATGAGTAA
- the mcpC gene encoding methyl-accepting chemotaxis protein (Evidence 1a: Function from experimental evidences in the studied strain; PubMedId: 9721285, 11722727, 12603740, 15317802, 23038252, 27899502; Product type rc : receptor) → MFKKLHMKIAVFVSIMLIITVVLLMLSSYLTLKPMITEDGKNTTQNVTQSLEQNIELQLKSYAISLSRLANGELTHTFVTKPSKEASRLFHDDIKQIKDNDDYVAMAYIGTAKKEMFTYPKADFAEDYDPTSRPWYKLAAETPDQVVWTEPYKDVVTGDMIVTASKAILDRQKVIGVASYDLKLSAIQSMVNKQKVPYKGFAFLADASGNLLAHPSNQGKNISKDQTLQTIASEKKGIQDVNGKMVVYQTIGETGWKVGTQFDTDQLMWISDKMNRANLWISLIALIITIILSYFLAKTITGPIQQLIVKTKAVSAGDLTVRAESKSKDEVGILTRDFNLMVENMKEMVEQVRLSSGKVSDTSEQLTAVAAETNETSGQIAKAIEEVAAGASEQASEVETINEKSESLSTKIRQIAEEAGGIKERSKSSEDASYKGLDALGQLLMKSNEANMETKKVETMLLDLENQTKNIEEVVTAISNISDQTNLLALNASIEAARAGESGRGFAVVADEVRKLAEQSALSTKHISETVKLIQLETKEASHAMVEASRMNDEQNSAIHETGEVLNTITAEMQSLVQGIDHIYAEIQRMSEEQLAISEAIQSISAISQESAAAAEEVNASTDEQLVTLDKVKHSTETLKHASQELMNTIAKFTL, encoded by the coding sequence TTGTTTAAAAAACTTCACATGAAGATTGCTGTTTTTGTTTCGATTATGTTAATCATCACAGTTGTTCTCTTAATGCTGTCTTCTTATTTGACGCTAAAACCGATGATTACAGAGGATGGGAAAAATACAACTCAAAACGTGACGCAGTCACTTGAACAAAATATTGAATTGCAATTAAAGAGTTATGCCATTTCGTTATCAAGATTGGCTAATGGGGAATTAACGCATACATTTGTAACGAAACCAAGTAAAGAAGCTTCTCGGCTGTTTCACGATGACATTAAGCAAATCAAAGACAACGATGATTATGTTGCGATGGCTTACATAGGCACCGCAAAAAAAGAAATGTTTACATATCCAAAAGCGGATTTCGCTGAGGATTACGATCCAACATCAAGACCATGGTATAAGCTTGCAGCTGAAACCCCGGATCAAGTTGTTTGGACGGAACCTTATAAAGATGTCGTGACAGGAGACATGATTGTTACTGCATCGAAAGCGATCTTAGACAGGCAAAAAGTGATAGGGGTTGCCAGCTATGACTTGAAACTCTCTGCTATCCAGAGTATGGTCAATAAACAAAAGGTGCCTTACAAAGGATTTGCCTTTTTAGCTGATGCGAGCGGCAATCTTTTAGCCCATCCGTCAAATCAAGGAAAAAATATATCAAAGGATCAAACACTGCAAACCATCGCATCCGAGAAAAAAGGGATACAAGATGTGAATGGGAAAATGGTTGTGTACCAAACGATTGGCGAGACAGGCTGGAAGGTCGGAACGCAATTTGATACCGATCAATTAATGTGGATTTCAGATAAAATGAATCGGGCCAATCTTTGGATATCATTGATTGCGCTTATCATAACAATTATTCTCAGCTACTTCCTGGCCAAAACGATAACCGGTCCGATACAGCAGCTGATCGTAAAAACGAAAGCTGTTTCCGCAGGCGATTTAACAGTGCGCGCGGAATCAAAATCTAAGGATGAAGTCGGTATTTTAACAAGAGATTTCAATCTGATGGTTGAAAATATGAAGGAAATGGTTGAGCAAGTGAGACTCTCTTCAGGGAAAGTATCTGACACCTCTGAACAACTAACGGCTGTGGCTGCCGAAACTAATGAAACAAGCGGACAAATTGCAAAAGCGATTGAAGAAGTAGCCGCAGGGGCATCGGAACAGGCTTCTGAAGTTGAAACCATTAATGAAAAATCGGAAAGCCTGTCAACGAAAATCAGGCAAATCGCTGAGGAGGCAGGCGGAATTAAAGAACGCTCAAAATCGTCCGAGGATGCAAGCTATAAAGGACTTGACGCGCTCGGCCAGCTGCTGATGAAATCAAACGAAGCCAATATGGAAACGAAAAAGGTTGAAACGATGCTGCTGGATTTGGAAAATCAAACTAAGAATATTGAAGAAGTCGTTACAGCGATTTCAAACATATCTGATCAAACCAACTTGCTTGCCTTAAATGCCAGTATTGAGGCAGCCAGAGCCGGAGAAAGCGGGCGCGGTTTTGCCGTCGTAGCCGATGAAGTGCGGAAGTTAGCTGAGCAATCAGCCCTTTCTACAAAGCATATCAGCGAGACTGTGAAGCTTATCCAGCTTGAGACAAAAGAGGCCTCTCACGCGATGGTTGAGGCAAGCAGAATGAATGATGAACAAAACAGTGCAATTCACGAAACTGGAGAGGTATTAAATACGATAACTGCAGAAATGCAGTCACTGGTACAAGGTATTGATCACATTTACGCGGAAATTCAAAGAATGAGTGAAGAACAGCTTGCGATTTCTGAAGCCATTCAAAGCATTTCAGCCATATCACAGGAATCAGCTGCCGCAGCAGAGGAAGTGAACGCATCAACCGATGAACAGCTTGTCACCCTTGATAAAGTCAAACACTCAACGGAAACACTAAAACATGCAAGCCAAGAGCTTATGAACACAATTGCAAAATTCACATTGTAA